A genomic stretch from Microbacterium proteolyticum includes:
- a CDS encoding AAA family ATPase, translating into MRPFVLVGGWPASGKSTLSESLSRHLALPHLSKDEVKEALMDALGPPRTVAASQRLGVAAVHAVLRLARSCPGAVIDSTWFEYTRPLVARLPGPCVEVSCVTDIATVRARYAARVRDPRHLDALRTEDELWGRPVPALGVGPLIEVDTTGEVDVGALAESIAVVVRR; encoded by the coding sequence ATGCGTCCGTTTGTTCTCGTGGGCGGATGGCCGGCGTCGGGCAAGTCGACGCTGAGCGAGAGCCTCTCCCGCCATCTCGCACTGCCTCACCTGAGCAAGGACGAGGTCAAGGAAGCACTCATGGACGCGCTCGGTCCGCCGCGAACCGTGGCGGCCTCGCAGCGTCTGGGCGTGGCAGCCGTCCACGCGGTCCTGCGCCTGGCCCGCTCCTGCCCGGGGGCTGTCATCGACAGCACGTGGTTCGAGTACACGAGGCCGCTCGTCGCCCGCCTCCCGGGACCCTGCGTGGAGGTGAGCTGCGTGACCGACATCGCAACGGTCAGGGCTCGGTACGCGGCGCGCGTGAGGGATCCGCGTCATCTCGACGCCCTGCGCACCGAGGACGAGTTGTGGGGCCGACCGGTTCCCGCGCTCGGAGTGGGACCGCTCATCGAGGTGGACACGACCGGCGAGGTCGATGTCGGCGCCCTGGCCGAAAGCATCGCGGTCGTCGTCCGCAGATGA